From one Rhodoferax sp. PAMC 29310 genomic stretch:
- a CDS encoding DUF4124 domain-containing protein, with the protein MNVYRLITLGLTCLVATSALAQWQWTDKDGRKIFSDRPPPSDILDKDIVRRPHGRSVQQPAAPAESVQVLPAKQSANTPQLSGVDKDLLEKKKQAEDAEAAKKKAEEEKALKARGENCARAKQAMATFDSGVRVARQNAKGEREVMDDAARANETKRIQTIIDTDCR; encoded by the coding sequence ATGAATGTATATCGGCTTATTACCCTTGGGCTAACTTGTCTTGTCGCCACCTCTGCGTTGGCGCAATGGCAATGGACCGACAAAGACGGTCGCAAAATTTTCAGCGATCGACCGCCCCCCTCGGATATTCTGGACAAAGACATCGTAAGGCGGCCACATGGACGGTCGGTGCAGCAACCTGCTGCCCCAGCGGAGTCCGTCCAGGTTCTTCCTGCCAAACAGAGCGCCAACACACCGCAGTTGAGTGGTGTTGACAAAGACCTGCTAGAGAAAAAGAAGCAAGCAGAGGATGCTGAGGCCGCCAAGAAGAAGGCAGAGGAAGAGAAGGCGTTGAAGGCACGTGGTGAAAATTGTGCCCGTGCCAAACAGGCCATGGCAACGTTTGACTCTGGTGTGCGGGTGGCCCGCCAAAACGCCAAGGGTGAGCGGGAAGTGATGGACGACGCTGCCCGTGCGAACGAGACCAAGCGCATTCAAACCATCATCGACACAGACTGCCGCTAG
- the tadA gene encoding tRNA adenosine(34) deaminase TadA, with product MALALDQAGLAFSAGEVPVGAIVVKGGQVIGRGHNAPLTRHDPSAHAEIMAIREAATVLGNYRLDGCELFVTLEPCTMCAGAILQARIARVVYGAPEPKTGAAGSVINLFENSQLNHQTQVQGGVMTQECSQVLSRFFEARRKEKRMTSQPLRDDALRTPAKCFDDLPDYPWAPNYVSDLPSLNGLRMHYLDEGPRDAELTWLCLHGNPAWSYLYRKMLPVFLAAGHRVIAPDLIGFGKSDKPKKDAAHSFSWHRQILLELIEQLDLQHVVLVVQDWGGLLGLTLPMAAEQRYGALLVMNTALATGDAPLSDGFLAWRDMCSKNPDFDLSRLMRRANPELSQAECAAYAAPFPDAGHRAALRVFPDLVPEFEDSDGAEVSRLARDFWQHRWNGQSLMAIGLQDPVLGSSAMEHLHQFIRNCPPPLRLAKAGHFVQEQGEAVAHAAIAQLSPSARHA from the coding sequence ATGGCACTGGCGCTTGATCAGGCGGGCTTGGCGTTTTCAGCAGGCGAAGTACCTGTAGGCGCCATTGTTGTCAAAGGCGGGCAAGTCATTGGTCGCGGGCACAACGCACCACTCACACGCCATGACCCAAGTGCGCATGCCGAAATCATGGCAATAAGAGAGGCTGCGACGGTCTTGGGCAACTACCGATTGGATGGCTGTGAGCTTTTCGTAACCCTTGAGCCTTGCACTATGTGCGCAGGCGCCATACTCCAAGCCAGAATTGCCCGGGTAGTTTATGGCGCGCCGGAGCCGAAAACCGGCGCGGCAGGGTCAGTGATCAACTTGTTCGAGAACTCACAACTCAACCATCAGACTCAAGTCCAGGGAGGGGTAATGACCCAAGAGTGCTCCCAGGTTCTCAGTCGCTTTTTTGAAGCACGCCGAAAGGAGAAACGCATGACCAGTCAACCGCTACGTGACGATGCCTTGAGAACCCCGGCGAAGTGTTTCGACGATTTGCCCGATTACCCGTGGGCACCCAACTACGTCAGCGACTTGCCGTCGTTGAATGGTTTGCGTATGCATTACCTGGATGAGGGCCCCAGGGACGCCGAGTTGACTTGGCTGTGCTTGCACGGCAACCCGGCGTGGAGTTATTTGTACCGCAAGATGCTCCCAGTGTTTTTGGCCGCAGGGCATCGGGTTATCGCCCCAGATTTGATTGGTTTTGGAAAAAGCGATAAGCCCAAAAAAGACGCGGCTCACTCTTTTTCCTGGCATCGCCAAATATTATTGGAGTTGATTGAGCAGCTAGACCTTCAACATGTCGTGCTTGTTGTCCAGGACTGGGGAGGATTACTTGGCCTGACCCTGCCTATGGCTGCGGAGCAGCGATATGGCGCTCTCCTCGTGATGAATACTGCTCTGGCCACTGGTGATGCCCCTTTGAGCGATGGTTTTCTCGCCTGGCGAGACATGTGCTCCAAAAATCCGGACTTCGATCTGTCCAGACTGATGCGTCGTGCCAATCCAGAACTCTCCCAAGCCGAATGTGCTGCTTACGCAGCTCCTTTTCCGGATGCCGGTCACCGAGCTGCGTTGCGCGTTTTCCCCGATTTGGTACCCGAGTTTGAGGACTCAGATGGCGCCGAAGTCTCGCGCTTGGCTCGAGACTTCTGGCAACATCGGTGGAACGGTCAATCGTTGATGGCAATTGGTTTGCAAGACCCCGTTCTTGGTTCAAGCGCGATGGAACATCTCCATCAATTCATTCGCAACTGCCCACCGCCGCTGCGCTTGGCAAAAGCCGGTCACTTTGTACAAGAACAAGGTGAAGCAGTCGCTCATGCGGCCATCGCTCAACTATCACCATCCGCCCGCCATGCATAA
- a CDS encoding LD-carboxypeptidase yields MRPSLNYHHPPAMHNPMKPKHIYVYSPSGAVRDKAAFRRGVARLKALGHEVEVDEAALASHLRFAGDDDTRLAAIHRAAASGADVALISRGGYGLTRILDGIQYKKVAKAIEKGTQFVGISDFTAFQCAVLAKIGQITWAGPALCEGFGVGGKPDMVDGHSCGEAKQPDDIMEACFDDLITGQGEGTGWRQHREPSSPAIDSAAGSADSARAKIDFSFKKATLWGGNLTVLTSLIGTPFFPKIAGGILYLEDVAEHPYRIERMLTQLLNAGILKEQKAIVLGQFTEFKLVPHDKGFKMQTVVDWLRQRTKRPVLTNLPYGHVATKVLLPMGAKTDLVVEGRDALLLWGHL; encoded by the coding sequence ATGCGGCCATCGCTCAACTATCACCATCCGCCCGCCATGCATAACCCAATGAAACCGAAACACATCTATGTTTACTCGCCATCCGGCGCGGTGCGTGACAAAGCCGCTTTTCGCCGTGGTGTCGCGCGGCTCAAGGCCTTGGGGCATGAAGTTGAAGTCGATGAGGCGGCCTTGGCCAGCCATTTGCGCTTCGCGGGCGACGACGACACTCGCTTGGCTGCCATTCATCGTGCTGCAGCCAGCGGCGCTGACGTCGCCTTGATCAGTCGCGGCGGCTATGGCTTGACCCGTATTCTGGATGGTATTCAATACAAGAAGGTGGCCAAAGCCATCGAGAAGGGCACCCAGTTTGTAGGCATCAGCGATTTCACGGCGTTCCAATGCGCTGTGTTGGCGAAAATCGGCCAAATCACTTGGGCCGGGCCAGCCCTGTGCGAAGGTTTTGGGGTTGGAGGCAAGCCAGACATGGTTGATGGCCACTCGTGTGGCGAAGCGAAGCAGCCAGATGACATCATGGAAGCGTGTTTCGACGACTTGATCACAGGGCAAGGGGAGGGGACTGGATGGCGACAGCATCGGGAACCCTCATCACCTGCTATTGATTCCGCAGCAGGCAGTGCCGATTCTGCGAGGGCTAAAATTGATTTCTCCTTTAAAAAGGCGACTTTGTGGGGTGGGAACCTGACCGTGCTCACTTCATTGATCGGCACGCCTTTTTTTCCAAAAATAGCGGGCGGTATTTTGTATTTGGAGGACGTGGCGGAGCACCCGTACCGCATTGAACGCATGCTTACCCAGTTGCTCAATGCCGGCATTTTGAAAGAACAAAAGGCAATTGTGTTGGGTCAGTTCACCGAATTTAAGCTGGTTCCGCATGACAAGGGCTTCAAAATGCAAACGGTGGTTGATTGGCTCAGGCAACGCACCAAGCGACCGGTATTAACAAATTTGCCCTATGGCCATGTCGCAACCAAAGTACTGTTACCGATGGGCGCCAAAACTGATTTGGTTGTCGAAGGAAGAGACGCGTTGCTGCTTTGGGGACACTTATAA
- the guaA gene encoding glutamine-hydrolyzing GMP synthase, producing MHQKILILDFGSQVTQLIARRIREAHVFCEVHPCDVTSDWVREYARDGNLKGVILSGSHASVYEDTTDKAPQAIFELGVPVLGICYGMQTMAHQLGGMVQSGHKREFGHADVRAHGHTRLLEGIQDYANADGHGMLQVWMSHGDKVTDLPPGFKLMASTESCPIAGMADEERRFYGVQFHPEVTHTKRGAALLERFVLEICEARADWIMGDYISEAVQKIREQVGTEEVILGLSGGVDSSVAAALIHRAIGDQLTCVFVDHGLLRLNEGDMVMEMFVNKLHAKVVRVDAADQFLGELKDVSEPEAKRKIIGREFVEVFKSEASKLKNDHSRHVAWLAQGTIYPDVIESGGAKSKKAVVIKSHHNVGGLPEQLGLKLLEPLRELFKDEVRELGVALGLPHHMVYRHPFPGPGLGVRILGEVKKEFADLLREADAIFIEELRNFIDEATGKSWYDLTSQAFVVFLPVKSVGVMGDGRTYDYVVALRAVQTSDFMTADWAELPYALLKKVSGRIINEVRGINRVTYDVSTKPPATIEWE from the coding sequence ATGCATCAAAAAATTCTTATTCTGGACTTTGGTTCTCAAGTCACTCAGCTGATTGCTCGTCGAATTCGCGAAGCCCATGTTTTTTGTGAAGTTCACCCCTGTGACGTCACCAGCGACTGGGTGCGCGAATATGCGCGCGACGGCAACTTAAAGGGCGTCATCCTTTCCGGTAGCCACGCCAGCGTTTACGAAGATACGACGGACAAAGCACCCCAGGCGATCTTTGAATTGGGCGTTCCCGTTTTAGGTATCTGCTATGGGATGCAAACCATGGCGCACCAATTGGGTGGCATGGTGCAAAGTGGTCACAAGCGCGAATTTGGCCATGCCGATGTACGAGCTCATGGCCACACCCGCCTGCTTGAGGGTATTCAGGACTACGCCAATGCTGACGGACATGGCATGTTGCAGGTATGGATGAGCCACGGCGACAAAGTCACCGATCTGCCGCCGGGTTTCAAACTAATGGCCAGCACAGAAAGCTGCCCCATCGCCGGCATGGCCGATGAAGAGCGTCGCTTCTACGGCGTGCAATTCCACCCCGAGGTCACTCACACCAAGCGTGGCGCGGCCTTGCTGGAGCGGTTTGTACTAGAGATCTGCGAAGCTCGTGCCGACTGGATCATGGGCGACTACATCAGCGAAGCGGTTCAAAAAATTCGTGAACAAGTCGGCACTGAAGAAGTCATTCTGGGTCTGTCCGGTGGTGTTGACTCGTCCGTGGCCGCCGCTTTGATCCACCGCGCCATTGGTGACCAGTTAACTTGTGTTTTTGTGGACCATGGCCTATTGCGTCTGAATGAAGGCGACATGGTCATGGAGATGTTCGTCAACAAATTGCACGCCAAGGTCGTTCGCGTCGATGCGGCCGATCAATTTTTGGGTGAACTCAAAGACGTTAGTGAGCCGGAAGCCAAGCGAAAGATCATTGGTCGCGAGTTTGTTGAAGTGTTCAAAAGCGAAGCAAGCAAGCTGAAGAACGATCACTCGCGTCATGTTGCGTGGCTGGCCCAAGGCACCATTTACCCTGACGTGATCGAGTCCGGTGGCGCCAAGTCCAAGAAGGCCGTCGTCATCAAGAGCCACCACAACGTCGGCGGACTGCCTGAGCAGCTCGGGCTCAAATTACTGGAGCCACTTCGAGAGTTGTTCAAGGATGAGGTGCGTGAGTTGGGCGTGGCCCTGGGTTTGCCCCACCACATGGTTTATCGCCACCCCTTCCCAGGACCGGGTTTGGGTGTTCGGATTCTTGGTGAGGTCAAAAAAGAATTCGCGGACTTGCTCCGCGAAGCGGACGCCATCTTTATCGAAGAGTTGCGCAACTTCATTGACGAAGCCACCGGCAAAAGCTGGTACGACCTGACAAGCCAGGCGTTTGTGGTGTTTCTCCCGGTGAAGAGTGTGGGCGTGATGGGCGATGGACGGACGTATGACTACGTGGTTGCCTTGCGGGCCGTTCAAACCAGTGACTTCATGACCGCAGACTGGGCGGAGTTGCCCTACGCGCTGCTCAAGAAGGTCTCTGGACGAATCATCAACGAAGTACGCGGCATTAACCGGGTCACCTACGACGTCAGCACCAAGCCGCCCGCCACGATTGAGTGGGAATAA
- a CDS encoding type II toxin-antitoxin system RatA family toxin: MKTVSKSVLIWYSPQEMYILVTEVGQYPQFLPWCDHAKVISEDEAGMTAEVGISFSGVRQTFTTRNEHTLDRQVAMKLVDGPFSRLDGEWNFVPLGDGSQRACRVELTLNYGFKNATLGKLVGPVFDKIASSLVDAFVKRATQVYGE; this comes from the coding sequence ATGAAAACCGTTAGCAAGTCCGTTCTTATCTGGTACAGCCCGCAAGAAATGTATATTCTTGTCACTGAGGTTGGCCAATACCCTCAATTTTTACCTTGGTGCGACCATGCCAAGGTGATCTCTGAAGATGAAGCCGGCATGACGGCCGAAGTAGGCATCTCCTTCAGTGGAGTGCGCCAAACCTTCACGACTCGAAACGAACACACCCTAGATCGGCAAGTCGCCATGAAGCTCGTGGACGGCCCCTTCTCACGCTTGGACGGCGAGTGGAACTTTGTTCCACTAGGCGACGGCAGTCAGCGGGCCTGCCGGGTTGAGCTGACACTGAACTACGGATTCAAAAACGCCACACTGGGAAAACTGGTTGGCCCCGTGTTCGACAAAATCGCGAGCAGCCTCGTCGATGCCTTCGTCAAACGAGCGACCCAAGTTTATGGCGAGTGA
- the guaB gene encoding IMP dehydrogenase, whose protein sequence is MRLIGKALTFDDVLLVPAFSQVLPKDASLATRFSRNIALNLPLVSAAMDTVTEARLAIAIAQEGGIGIVHKNLTAQEQAAQVAKVKRYESGVLRDPVVITPEHTVRQVMSLSEQLGVSGFPVCEGGKVVGIVTGRDLRFETRYDLPVRHIMTQRDKLVTVADGTTLAQAKVLLNQFKIERLLVVNDAFELKGLITVKDITKQTSFPNAARDTHGKLRVGAAVGVGEGTEERVEALARAGVDAIVVDTAHGHSKGVIERVRWVKKNYPHIDVVGGNIATGAAALALVEAGADAVKVGIGPGSICTTRIVAGVGVPQIMAIDSVATALKGTGVPLIADGGIRFSGDISKAIAAGASTVMMGGMFAGTEEAPGEVILFQGRSYKSYRGMGSIGAMQQGSADRYFQESSTGNPNADKLVPEGIEGRVPYKGSMVAIIFQMAGGLRASMGYCGCATIDEMQEKAEFVEITTAGIRESHVHDVQITKEAPNYRAE, encoded by the coding sequence ATGCGCCTGATCGGCAAAGCGCTCACCTTCGACGACGTCTTGTTGGTGCCAGCGTTCTCCCAAGTCCTCCCCAAGGACGCCTCCCTCGCTACCCGTTTTTCCCGCAATATTGCACTGAACTTGCCTTTGGTATCGGCCGCCATGGACACGGTCACCGAAGCTCGTTTGGCGATTGCGATTGCACAAGAAGGCGGCATTGGCATTGTTCACAAAAACCTGACCGCTCAAGAACAGGCGGCCCAGGTTGCCAAAGTCAAGCGTTACGAATCTGGCGTTTTGCGTGACCCCGTCGTGATCACGCCGGAGCACACCGTGCGCCAAGTCATGTCTTTGTCAGAGCAATTGGGAGTTTCTGGCTTCCCCGTCTGCGAAGGTGGCAAGGTCGTTGGCATTGTGACCGGGCGTGACTTGCGCTTTGAAACCCGCTACGACTTGCCCGTTCGCCACATCATGACGCAGCGTGACAAGCTGGTCACGGTGGCTGACGGCACGACGCTGGCTCAGGCCAAGGTCTTGTTGAACCAATTCAAGATTGAGCGTCTTCTGGTCGTCAACGATGCGTTTGAGCTGAAAGGCCTGATCACCGTCAAAGACATCACCAAGCAAACCAGCTTTCCCAATGCTGCTCGCGATACACACGGCAAATTGCGCGTGGGCGCGGCCGTTGGCGTGGGTGAGGGGACAGAGGAACGCGTTGAAGCCTTGGCCCGCGCCGGTGTTGACGCCATCGTGGTGGACACAGCCCATGGTCACAGCAAAGGTGTGATCGAGCGGGTTCGCTGGGTCAAGAAAAATTACCCGCACATTGACGTGGTCGGCGGCAATATTGCAACCGGCGCTGCGGCATTGGCGTTGGTAGAAGCTGGCGCGGACGCGGTGAAGGTCGGCATAGGCCCAGGCTCAATTTGCACGACGCGTATTGTTGCGGGGGTTGGTGTGCCTCAAATCATGGCGATTGATAGCGTCGCTACCGCGCTTAAAGGCACGGGAGTTCCCCTGATTGCAGACGGTGGCATCCGGTTTAGCGGTGACATCTCAAAGGCCATCGCGGCTGGCGCAAGCACCGTCATGATGGGTGGCATGTTCGCCGGTACCGAAGAGGCGCCCGGTGAAGTGATCCTGTTCCAGGGCCGAAGCTACAAGAGCTACCGCGGCATGGGCAGTATTGGCGCCATGCAGCAGGGCAGCGCCGACCGCTACTTCCAGGAATCCAGCACGGGCAATCCCAACGCGGACAAGTTGGTGCCAGAAGGCATTGAGGGTCGCGTTCCCTACAAAGGCTCCATGGTCGCCATCATCTTCCAAATGGCCGGTGGTCTGCGCGCCAGCATGGGTTATTGCGGCTGCGCCACGATTGATGAGATGCAGGAAAAGGCTGAGTTTGTGGAAATTACCACTGCAGGCATTCGCGAAAGCCACGTCCATGACGTCCAAATCACCAAAGAAGCGCCCAACTACCGCGCGGAATAA
- a CDS encoding RnfH family protein, whose protein sequence is MASELIQITLVYSPTPRVVREQIMGVPDGTTVHQALMRSVLVVEYPDLLNDETQIGIWGRLSNLTQILRDKDRIEVYRPLTVDPKVARRERFTKQGAKAAGLFAKKRLGAKAGY, encoded by the coding sequence ATGGCGAGTGAACTGATTCAAATTACATTGGTCTACTCGCCCACGCCACGGGTTGTGCGAGAGCAAATAATGGGCGTGCCCGACGGAACGACTGTCCATCAAGCGCTGATGAGGTCGGTGTTGGTGGTGGAATACCCAGACTTGCTAAACGACGAGACACAGATCGGAATTTGGGGGCGTCTGTCAAATTTGACTCAGATTCTGAGAGACAAAGACCGGATTGAAGTTTATAGACCACTCACCGTTGACCCCAAGGTGGCGCGACGCGAGCGCTTTACCAAGCAGGGCGCCAAAGCAGCCGGACTTTTCGCCAAAAAACGCCTAGGGGCAAAGGCTGGCTACTGA